ttgaacggttgcgatctaatactatactaaacacttattatgtgttattttcatagttttggcatctcaatttatagatttttatgattgaaactttatagaaaaacatgtcgtcggtatttcgtcggaaaataccgacgacattccgacgaactcgacaagttcgtcggaatgtcgtcggtattttccgacgaaataccgacgactttccaattttcaatgaaacccgttgccgtcgctatgtcgtcggtatattgcgagggatttccgacggaccattaaaataaaataaaaaaaaaaaactaatcagaatcttctgaatcttcatcaaactccccaacctcggcttccggctctgaatgtacgacagcatcatgtccaaacacagtcaaattctcaacgagttgaacattttccaaatcttcaactgcctgggcgttgctggtagactctggttgcaatggttcatcatcatcagaagttccatccactcgtcctcttgggttgatttgcgttacagtaacccatggatcgtctctgtacgtcacccgagggtaactgatgtagcacacctatacatatcaattatacaaagtattagttcaatatataacattaattaattatattggtaaaaaattatgaatatattgacatacctgatcagcttgcgaaccaagaatgaagggatcataatattgaagtttccgccgcgaatgaactgatgtaacaccaaacgcatcaatcttcactcctctatctggggtggtgtcataccaatcacaatagaatactacacaacgcaatccaaccattccaggaaattggatttccaatatttcttttatgttgccgtagtagacatcgtcaccagaagaagatgaaacaccagcatcatatgttgtcttagaatgacctttccttgtgaatgcatatcctcgcgtacaaaatttaggatatgatttgaccacatagtttggtccctgcacaaattcgcgtatccaatcatcgaacacaagacctctggccaaaccatcattcaccatattcataaccagtttccccatgaaggtaccaaactttataattacgtgaaaaccctttcatatacaaatgagtccaaacatcaaattcttttataaccttattattattgcaagaagagcagggacatcttaacataccactttttgcatccggttgctgttgaacaagcctcatgaattctcctatcccttgaacgtattcttccgtaagcaaattggtgttcggatccaaatgaggtttatccatccacgaacgataataaacttctgaagacatgattttcacggaattgttatgactaaagagaatgaagagagaatgaagtgtgaatgagttgaatgaggaggggttgtacttataggaaattgcttacgtacctccgacgactttccgatgaaattccgacggatgtaaagcagtccgtcggaattccgtcggagttgtccaatcccaaacggctatacaacggtcatatctATTTGTcagcaacggtcacatggttcgtcggaattccgtcggaaaataccgacggaattccgacgtctttgctgttaatcggaatgtcgtcggaaattcgtcggaatataccgacgaacttccgacgactacaacggttacattttttatcagaatgtcgtcgaaaagtcgtcggaatattccgacgacccatatttcgtcggaattccgtcggaaatggccgacggaattccgacgacttaatttttttggatttcgtcggaaagttgtcagtattccgtcacaaatgtccgacgaccttggtgtccgtcggaacctccgtcggaattcggtgtgttttcttgtagtgactatTTATAATGGTTGGGTTCCCGACAAAGAGGTGAAACCACCTTTTTAACCACGCGTCTGTGGTCGATTGGTCAAGGTGTTCGGTGGATCCCCAAGGGACCCGAATTCGAATCCGCACTACACCAGATTTCCACACGCGTGACCACCAGggcttttcatattttttctccGAGGAATGGTTTACCGTTTATTTATATTCATCTTCCCCTAATAAATCAAAGTTATATTATACATGTAACATAAAAAAGATTTCATGCATGGCATGGAGtcaatactaataataataaaagtctTTACATACACcgatgtatttatatattttagttactaTTAAGACTGCACCACAATTATTTTGTATGTTGTTATCCCGACCCTTATTGTGATTACTAAAAGCACCCACCACAATAGTTGTTTAATATATAGAAGCACCTCTATTTCTATTGGAaataatctatatattataatagttgagTTTTTGCTCATTCTTCAGTGCGCCACGTCAGCGTTTTGTGGGGCACACttttaaaatgtgtgaaaaagtgtcaagctcatggttcgaacccgggttattgggatataaacaccaacatttataccactaagctaaatggtactttgtacattgatggccgaacctaatatatttatgaaggtcataagcccttgcttcttcggcttcctctgaaGGTTGGACCTACAAGtgttatgggtttcatttttaaatgagattcatcacgttatatgaaaaaaactcaagtttgcaacaattatagttttcccATATTGTACACtgttgtcgtttaacatgagtttgagttcttttcatcattgtctcaaacaagtctgagttacataGTTGCGCCGCGTGTCTGttcgtaatttattttttcactgGTGAACTCTCcatgtccccatcttaaatcgcttgatcataaatgttcctgatttgtagccctcTGTAAgccctatatatattattctcaTATTGgatgaacccaatctgcatctccacaaaactcattgattcctcttagctttaaatatcttctagaaaatgtttctctctgcctctccagttcctcaaGACGGTGTTCCGGCGTttgtcactcaaccttcgagtcttgGACATAATAGTCAGGGCATAACCTCTAGCTTCCTCCGCTTCtaggattccctgaacttcaagaaagacatggagtttgtgtgaatcacggttctcttctttgatgaaaaggtaagttaaatcttcgatctatcacacttatttaacataattgttttaattgattacatgattttttgttgaataatattatttgcatattccgtgattcatggatttactcccgtcggacatgctaatcattacaggccatctttgaaagcaggttccattgtgaaagtctatcgttttgaggttgctaggtgctcaagaatgtacaagataactgatcatccattcctcattcgtttcatctcactaaccattattgatgaagtcatcacgtgTGCTtctgagatcaatctccagtcaaGATTAGACTCTTTgacaatctccaagtgattgcgaacacaaacctagaattcccaggtatattatcatattgcatctgggtttatattatgtttcgatatcataactgatatttaaactcgcaaatgtggttgggcaaatccgttatgtccagggctctgacctcaccaaagaaacaactcaaGTCGTTATCCATCTCCTCATTGATCcataagaaacaatcaacacacaattctcttatattactgtctatattgtgctaacatcaataatcaaaaatattttctacccaaaatttgtggtcgtctatttatctctcttacttatcaatctaattttacacaaatatttattttacagcttaaaagaaaccacaataatccaaagaatcaaaacaccaaaaattagaatcccaaaaaagacgaatcattagtGATCACatctctttttgtctaatcttacaaataaacttcaaaacaaatatataccaaaccaatcaactcacctaaaactcaacgacacatacatcgagccagctaaacaaatacaaactacacaaccaactatttaacaatttacaaacttactttcgcagatgcttacgaagaagacgaagacgacaaccaagatcagtgaaattacctaaacaaaaaagctgagtaagttacaaactctgataaatacaactaacaatgatttttgtttacatattaccatcaaataaaagagaaacaaacacaaccacACCAGGatatacaagagacaatcccaacagacagaaaggcggcaacaacatctccacctgctcactcttcttgtcttatgaaaatagtTTACATGCTCAATGTCAACAGGCCAATgatattgtcttcttatgagaaatacatatattcatttaaaaCTCATTAAGACCTAAATAgtaattgtcactcattttatagttatttttacaagtcttcatgtatttgttttaaaggtacGGTAAAatcaacaagtttaaaaataaataaaaacatataaccaatataataaaaaaaaattattacttactacacacaactaaactggaaaaaaaaatattcaaaaacaaatagtaatctcaacaaccttaatataattaatgtaatctcaacagtacaagtaacaaattagaaagacaaacaaacaataagaagtctcagtgacacagcAAACAACACCACGaattatatcaatcacattactaacagaGTTTAGTCTTTCATGAGCGGAGAAcagtgcatacacagttcatcatcacaactctaaccctttaacaataaaaaaacttgaaaaacaatgattaacccaaaacgcaaaattcacagctACAATAACTCTAATAAATATTGAGATAAAACAAGAATTATGTCCACAATCCCGCGCTTGGAGCAATGCCCCTAGTATCTCATATAATTGTCTCatgaatattaaaaatttatattagataagagtttttgaaaaacttATTAGAAACACTTGTCTATTTAcaaatagtataattttatttttaactaaactTAAATATAACTGCAAATCAAAgtttatgaaaagaaaaagcaaaCACCAATGTGCTGATACCTGCAAAGCCTATCCAAAAACAACAAATGTTTACCTCAAAACAACACAACATACCAAAACTGAAAGCAAGGCTGTCTTGAACATGAGGGGGTCATGCGGTTCTGCTACCATCGTTTTCAGCAGATTTCTTGATTGATTCAAGAAGATGCTCTATTCTGTATTTCATTACCGGCTGACCATGTCGGGTCTTTCTCATCATTTTCCCCTTTGCTACTCTCCTCAGCGATTCAGCCTCTTCTTTGGCTTCTCTCTTCGCCTGAAGCGCAGCTTCTCTCTCCATCCTTGCTTTCTCCATAACTTCACGTGTCTGCTTGTACACCTCATCTACACCAATTCTCTTGTGAGATTTACCCTTGCGCTTATCATCATCACCTACCACCCTACTACTATCTCCAGTCTCATCCTCTTCACGAAAGCTCTGCAGCTTCACCTCTTTGTCGTGCTGCTTCATAGACTTCCTGAACTTGCTCACATACTTGGCATTCTTGTAGAACTCTTTTTGCTTTTCTGAAAAGATAAAAGTTAGAGTTCATCGCAAAAGAAATAGAACCCCTTCAAGCCTTGGTTTTAAAAGGCGACCGCTTCGCTCGCCATGGCGAGTAGCGACCTGAGGCGACCTCCAAAATGACTCAGGACCCCAATGCTAAGCGAGGTACGAGAGTCGACCGCCTTTCCTCGCTACACCTGTATACACTGAGTCGATCATTGCATCGCTACGTTGTTGATAATCAAACCGttaacaaaattttggtttcaaaataagtaaaatagcATATAAGTGTATTATACTCTAAATATCCTCTAAATATACTCTAAATATACGCTAAATATACTCTAACCGAATGCCCTAATCTTGGTTCGAAATTGCGGGTGGCGACAAGAAGCGAGGAGGTGGGAGCTTAGCGCCTAGCGCCATGGCGGTACAAAGCGAGCGCTTTGTCTACCTGCAACAGAACAAGGTAACCTGCAAAAccacttttttatatatatattagtatattacGTAAAACTTAAGAAAGACaagtaagaaataaaaaacaccAACTTCATATAATAAAACAGAAAGGTTCAAATAGCAAAACACTGAAAATACCAAATGCAAACACCAAATTCAAAAGCAaataaaacaccaaatcaaaagcAAATAAAAACACCAATCCAAGTAGAATCTCTACTCAGATTCAGAACCACTCTCCTCATACTCCAATCCCAAATCCTTCCAGAAGCTACCATCTTCCTTGCAAATGATAAGCTACTGCCGTAAGTTGTAGAGAGGAAAAGCTAATGAGTTTTACTTTCAGGTTTGTATGGttcttatataggagaagacaTTAGGGTTAGTGGGATTGCATCCTAGGTTAGTGGGGTTGTGGATACCCTCCTCTACACGCCTAATACGTGGGAAGAGTATATACTTTTAGATATACTAAATATTCTGACAAAACCGTTTTGTTAAGTGTATATTTTTAAGcaaatcttctttttttgtgtaGGCACAACTAAACGCCGCTTTTAGCGCTCTATGGATATTGCAAAAGCGAGGAAAAAGCGAGAAAAGCTAGGGATCTATGTACCTCGCCTGGCAAGGGTGTCCCTAAGCGTTGAGGGCATCGCCTTGGGCGCCTTAGCGCCATGGCGACAAAAACTCTCGCTTTTTCGAACCAAGGCCCTAATCcatctaaaaagtaaaaaccctAAGTGAATGTACTATATAATAGTAATACGTCCCCTTTACTTTTTCACAAGTTCTCTTGCTTTCTCTAAGCTACTGACGGCATAAGCTCTTCTTTACTTTATCGGTTTGTTTTGTTAGTTAAAGTTTTAGTGTTTACCACATCATGTTGATCACATATAAGGCTCATAGTGTCATATCTTCTTTATCACATACCTTCTTTATTCACGCAAACCTCTTATATATCACGCATCATTCATTTTGTTTGTTAGAGGTTATTTTCTTAGCTTGTGTTAAGAACCTTATAAGTTTATGTACCTAGTTTGTATTATATACGTAGCTTaacattctttttaaattatgtttactatgttttttttcaaagtttcatataatttatggTATTAGGAATAGAAGGTACCTTTGAGCGGCTGATAGGCGATGCGATCGCCATGAAACGCCATGGCGAGTGGCGAGTGTCGAGCCTCCTTTCGCCAATCCTCGCCACACGACATTTAAAACCAAGCTTCAAGCTTTACTTCACTCCTAGTCTGAATGCACAAGGAACTCCAAATAGTTCTCTTCTGATGCTTAACACCAGAATCATACTCAGTTACTAATTAGATACCCTCTACTTTCTTCTAATCATCACACATACTACATGCACACTGTATGAAATATAATATCATCCTAGAGCTAACGTTCCTCCTAATACTCACATCAGCAAAAAGCAGCTAGCTCTATCACGAGGACTAATTAAAAGTTTTAGTGAAAAAGATACATGTAAGTGAGAAGAGTCACTTACTGATGAAAGCAGGGTTGTAGTGACTGTTCTTCGACTTCAAATTGGCGAACGTTTGGAGAGAAAGACCACCGCCTCCCAATCtcttcatgttcttcttccTCGAGCTATTGCTTGTATCAGAAGGCTCATTATGTCCATCTCTTTCATATAAGTTCATCTTCGCGTGAGTATCCAAGCTACAAATCTCCACTGTCGAATTTGTTCTAGAGTTTTGAACAGCAGAGCGAGGAGTTAcaaaaaaggagaagaaaattATGAACCCTAATTGTAATCGGCTGCGAGCTGAGGAAAATTACTGCGAGACCCCTATTGTTTCTCTATTATTTTACATATGCCCAACTAATAGACTCACGAATttataataagataaataataaaaaaatatgaaaaaagaatatgaaaatGTTATGAGTAACTCATAGAGAGGCTTTTCTATTtacaattgttttatttttaatcaaaatttaaatatataactacaAATCGGGTTCAATGAACAAGCTCATGTAAGTTCTCTGTGGCTGTGCATGATGTTAAGAAGAGACTTGTGATTGTCTAAATCACCATATCAGAAACTTTCTTCCCTAGAAATGAATGAGCACTGATTGTATTAAGGGATTGCAAGTTGTAGCAAACTGACATATCCTAAAATTATGCATAGACTGAT
The window above is part of the Brassica napus cultivar Da-Ae chromosome C3, Da-Ae, whole genome shotgun sequence genome. Proteins encoded here:
- the LOC125583679 gene encoding uncharacterized protein LOC125583679 → MNLYERDGHNEPSDTSNSSRKKNMKRLGGGGLSLQTFANLKSKNSHYNPAFIKKQKEFYKNAKYVSKFRKSMKQHDKEVKLQSFREEDETGDSSRVVGDDDKRKGKSHKRIGVDEVYKQTREVMEKARMEREAALQAKREAKEEAESLRRVAKGKMMRKTRHGQPVMKYRIEHLLESIKKSAENDGSRTA